One region of uncultured Sulfurimonas sp. genomic DNA includes:
- a CDS encoding hydrogenase, giving the protein MTKKMRVLWLSAIACNGNTHSFLNYPYMEQFLEDFEFIYHPVIDSTYSLEEIVSQDISCDVLLIEGSISAEFKRAEVSIVEIIKRYSKLVSKIITVGTCSTFGGIFRESGYENTTGLHFNKDKKVDNFNFLLEKTISLSGCPIQPETLVNTLYAIKKSVALQLDNFLRPKEFYAYTVHNGCTRNEYFEYKVDNHNFGELEGCMFYDHGCQAPYTHGSCNKILWNEVNSKTRAGMPCVGCTEPSFPKQNLFSTKKNMGIPQDLPVGVGKRTYLTLAGVTKAFSIERLQKKLFDD; this is encoded by the coding sequence ATGACAAAAAAGATGAGAGTTCTATGGCTGAGTGCTATTGCTTGCAATGGCAATACTCACTCTTTTTTAAATTATCCATATATGGAACAATTTTTAGAAGATTTTGAATTTATTTATCATCCAGTTATTGACTCAACATACTCTCTTGAAGAGATTGTTTCACAAGATATTTCTTGTGATGTTCTTCTTATAGAAGGTTCAATATCTGCTGAGTTTAAAAGAGCAGAAGTATCTATTGTTGAGATAATAAAAAGATACTCAAAGTTAGTAAGTAAAATCATAACAGTTGGAACTTGTTCTACTTTTGGTGGAATCTTTAGAGAGAGTGGGTATGAAAATACTACAGGTTTACATTTTAATAAAGATAAAAAAGTAGATAATTTTAACTTCTTACTTGAAAAAACTATATCCCTCTCTGGATGTCCTATTCAGCCAGAGACTCTGGTAAATACACTCTATGCTATTAAAAAAAGTGTTGCTTTGCAACTTGATAATTTTTTAAGACCTAAAGAATTTTATGCCTATACCGTTCACAATGGCTGTACAAGAAATGAATACTTTGAATATAAAGTAGATAATCATAATTTTGGTGAACTAGAGGGTTGTATGTTTTACGATCATGGATGCCAAGCTCCATATACTCATGGAAGTTGTAATAAAATTCTTTGGAATGAAGTCAACTCTAAAACTAGGGCAGGGATGCCTTGTGTTGGTTGTACGGAACCTTCATTTCCAAAACAGAATCTATTTAGCACAAAGAAAAATATGGGAATTCCTCAAGATTTACCAGTTGGAGTGGGTAAAAGAACATATCTAACTTTGGCTGGAGTTACAAAAGCATTTTCCATAGAGAGATTGCAAAAGAAGTTGTTTGATGATTAA
- a CDS encoding TetR/AcrR family transcriptional regulator, which produces MLSKKEQKKEQIMQGALELFSLKGFYNTTIPDIASALKMSAGNMYNYFKSKDILAKEIIKYISGYLGQRLREVNEQDISTEEKTRKIIEVYFEIAQKKPEMIDYFLRIYLSTREVFKDGCEGMICVNEFVTEIMIYFEEGVKCGDLRDQDFFSAFGLFMGYLGGMVFLKGENILPKELDDYIDDISFNIYKALKA; this is translated from the coding sequence GTGTTAAGTAAAAAAGAGCAAAAAAAAGAACAGATAATGCAAGGTGCGCTGGAACTTTTTTCTTTAAAAGGTTTTTACAATACTACCATCCCTGATATAGCTAGTGCACTTAAAATGAGTGCTGGCAATATGTACAATTATTTTAAATCCAAAGATATACTTGCAAAAGAGATTATAAAATATATATCAGGATACTTAGGACAAAGACTAAGAGAAGTAAATGAACAAGATATCTCTACTGAAGAAAAAACAAGAAAAATAATAGAAGTCTATTTTGAAATAGCTCAAAAAAAACCTGAGATGATAGACTACTTTTTAAGAATATATCTCTCAACTCGTGAAGTTTTTAAAGATGGATGCGAGGGTATGATTTGTGTAAATGAGTTTGTTACGGAGATTATGATTTATTTTGAAGAAGGTGTAAAGTGTGGAGACTTGAGAGATCAAGATTTTTTTAGTGCTTTTGGACTTTTTATGGGTTATCTTGGTGGAATGGTCTTTTTAAAAGGTGAAAATATTTTACCTAAAGAGCTAGATGATTATATAGATGATATCTCTTTTAACATTTATAAAGCACTAAAAGCATAA
- a CDS encoding HyaD/HybD family hydrogenase maturation endopeptidase: MKVAIIGTGNIIYKDEGIGVYASKYIEQNFTFSDDVILVDGGVLGFELMQYYQDYDKVIILDTITMNDEIGSIYNLPSQELLGLGSYKQTAHEVEIIEMLEICSLQDKMAEVNIVGIIPKDIYSVNIGLTDEMQSKFYDFVQVALSELDRCTIEYKKNSNHIMLDAIMKHYSNPQSQYK; encoded by the coding sequence ATGAAAGTAGCAATTATAGGCACTGGAAACATTATATATAAAGATGAAGGCATAGGCGTTTATGCTTCAAAATATATTGAACAAAACTTTACTTTTAGTGATGATGTTATACTCGTTGATGGTGGAGTTTTAGGTTTTGAGCTTATGCAGTATTATCAAGATTACGATAAGGTAATTATTCTTGATACTATAACAATGAATGATGAAATTGGTTCTATATACAATCTTCCATCACAAGAATTGCTTGGACTTGGAAGTTATAAACAGACTGCTCATGAAGTTGAAATAATAGAGATGCTAGAGATTTGCTCTTTGCAAGATAAAATGGCTGAGGTAAATATTGTAGGAATAATTCCAAAAGATATATATAGTGTAAATATCGGCTTAACAGACGAGATGCAATCAAAATTTTATGATTTTGTTCAAGTAGCGTTAAGTGAACTAGATAGATGCACCATAGAGTATAAAAAAAACTCAAATCATATCATGCTAGATGCCATCATGAAACATTATAGTAATCCGCAAAGTCAATACAAATAA
- a CDS encoding ArsS family sensor histidine kinase: protein MNKNSIIFSITITFAIALVLILISFIILYLASQNRENHFMHQINNDATREFFREYMHGGLTKELEKNLQALNFSIIRDKAKQNEILNDKNTKYKDIKHNEIKKYTKARRVVVNLELNGIYYIYIKTRRASYVLVNNNERKNHQTTIVFVFLSIFIVFTFLYITTLKKLKPLRTLKDKVQNFADEEFDISCASDKKDEISLLANEFDKSAKRLKKLQESRNMFIRNIMHELKTPITKGKFLIELPQNEENNIKMQKVFYRLESLINEFASIEELISIKKVLKTKEYFLADIVDNATDILMCDEENVIQNFENIRVNVDFKLFSIAIKNIIDNGVKYSLDNKVTIKTDGSKIIFENIGEKLLHPLQEYYEPFFTTSNVKSNQSFGLGLYIVFNILQAHNYTLIYENSNNTNRFILLPK, encoded by the coding sequence ATGAATAAAAATTCTATAATTTTTTCAATCACTATTACTTTTGCTATTGCCTTAGTTTTAATCTTGATTAGTTTTATTATTTTGTATTTAGCTAGTCAAAATAGAGAAAATCATTTTATGCATCAAATAAACAACGATGCTACAAGAGAGTTTTTTAGAGAGTATATGCATGGCGGTTTAACTAAAGAGTTAGAGAAAAATTTGCAGGCTCTAAATTTTTCTATAATAAGAGATAAAGCAAAGCAAAATGAAATATTAAATGATAAAAATACTAAATATAAAGATATTAAACATAATGAAATTAAAAAATATACAAAAGCTAGAAGAGTTGTTGTTAATTTAGAACTCAATGGGATTTATTATATATATATAAAAACGCGAAGAGCTTCTTATGTATTGGTAAATAATAATGAAAGAAAAAATCATCAAACTACTATAGTTTTTGTGTTTTTATCAATTTTTATAGTTTTTACATTTTTATATATAACTACTCTAAAAAAATTAAAACCATTAAGAACCCTAAAAGATAAAGTCCAAAATTTTGCAGATGAAGAGTTTGATATTTCATGTGCAAGTGATAAAAAAGATGAAATATCTCTTCTTGCAAATGAGTTTGATAAATCCGCAAAGAGACTTAAAAAACTTCAAGAATCTAGAAATATGTTTATACGAAATATTATGCATGAGTTAAAAACACCAATAACTAAAGGTAAGTTTTTAATAGAACTTCCTCAAAACGAAGAGAACAATATAAAAATGCAAAAAGTATTTTATAGATTGGAATCCCTTATAAACGAGTTCGCATCTATAGAAGAGTTGATATCTATAAAAAAAGTTTTAAAAACTAAAGAATATTTTTTAGCAGATATTGTTGATAATGCTACTGATATTTTAATGTGTGATGAAGAAAATGTTATACAAAATTTTGAAAATATAAGAGTAAATGTAGATTTTAAACTCTTTAGTATTGCTATAAAAAATATTATAGATAATGGTGTGAAATACTCCTTGGACAATAAAGTAACCATAAAAACGGATGGCTCAAAAATAATATTTGAAAATATAGGCGAAAAACTATTGCATCCATTGCAAGAGTATTATGAACCATTTTTTACAACAAGTAATGTAAAGTCAAATCAAAGTTTTGGTTTAGGTTTGTATATAGTTTTTAATATACTTCAAGCACATAATTACACTCTTATATATGAAAATTCAAACAATACAAATAGATTTATTTTGCTACCAAAATAG
- a CDS encoding response regulator transcription factor translates to MIKIAMVEDDSELADVLTQYLSKFNILVKNYEDPFLALSAIALEEFDLIILDLTLPGMDGLEVCKELVSKYEIPIIISSARSDIADKVIALELGADDYLPKPYDPRELEVRIKTILRRFNKQMPTIVEEEIFTLDEDKQEIKKNKKFIKFTPAEFQIMSLMCKRKGFVVSRYDILDNCDLFNSDEDSGSIAVIINRIRHKIEEDSKKPQYLVTIRGMGYKLVE, encoded by the coding sequence ATGATAAAAATTGCAATGGTAGAAGATGATAGTGAGTTAGCGGATGTTTTAACTCAATATTTGTCAAAGTTTAATATCTTAGTAAAAAACTATGAAGACCCTTTTTTGGCTCTTAGTGCCATCGCTTTGGAGGAGTTTGATCTAATCATTTTAGATCTTACTCTTCCTGGAATGGATGGTTTAGAAGTTTGTAAAGAGTTAGTTTCAAAGTATGAAATTCCCATCATAATATCGAGTGCAAGAAGTGATATAGCAGATAAAGTTATAGCACTAGAACTAGGCGCTGATGATTATCTTCCAAAACCATACGACCCACGAGAACTAGAAGTAAGAATAAAAACAATCCTTAGACGTTTTAATAAACAGATGCCAACTATAGTAGAAGAAGAGATATTTACTTTAGATGAAGATAAACAAGAGATAAAGAAAAACAAAAAGTTTATAAAGTTCACTCCAGCAGAGTTTCAGATAATGTCTTTAATGTGCAAAAGAAAAGGTTTTGTAGTTTCAAGATATGATATTTTAGATAATTGCGATCTTTTCAATAGTGATGAAGACAGTGGGAGTATAGCAGTGATTATAAATAGAATAAGACATAAAATAGAAGAAGATTCTAAAAAACCGCAATATTTGGTAACTATTAGAGGTATGGGTTATAAACTCGTAGAATGA
- a CDS encoding Spy/CpxP family protein refolding chaperone: MNKKIILSLTATALMASSLLAYNGQGQMQEGKVGYKQSCKQKTMKKSRHTKGAPELMQMFMKLDLSDKQKTEIIEIVKKSMESMPNPNKAFSDKSFDKKEFIKLEKEKRDNKIERKADMLEKIYATLDASQKKDLKTMLDMRDLMKKKMMKKGMNCNDKNCNGRR; the protein is encoded by the coding sequence ATGAACAAGAAGATTATTTTAAGTTTAACAGCTACAGCATTAATGGCATCATCACTATTGGCATATAACGGACAAGGACAGATGCAAGAGGGCAAGGTGGGATATAAACAATCTTGCAAACAAAAAACAATGAAAAAGTCTAGACACACTAAAGGTGCTCCTGAGCTTATGCAGATGTTTATGAAGTTAGATTTAAGCGACAAGCAAAAAACAGAGATAATAGAAATAGTTAAAAAAAGTATGGAAAGTATGCCTAATCCTAACAAGGCATTTAGTGATAAATCTTTTGATAAAAAAGAGTTTATTAAGTTAGAAAAAGAAAAAAGAGATAATAAAATTGAGCGTAAAGCAGATATGTTAGAAAAAATATATGCAACCTTAGATGCTTCTCAAAAGAAAGATTTAAAAACTATGCTTGATATGAGAGATCTTATGAAAAAAAAGATGATGAAAAAAGGTATGAATTGTAATGATAAAAATTGCAATGGTAGAAGATGA
- a CDS encoding lipid A deacylase LpxR family protein, with product MPLLISSALSADEFSFQFYNDFFAGTDQHFTSGVALSWMDDTYEHKENDSVNAYSKFMINSFDFLTPNSLDKTQNYSAGINISQMIITPKDTTLSTPQYNDIPYAGYLALGFYLFEWDARSFNEFRVDIGVVGANAGAKNVQDMFHSLIGNKKAKGWDTQLKTKYTINALYRYGEISWKSNKIDALSMDWFNHGGFELGNFETKAFGGTMFRVGKNYIQNFNVHYPYLKEEATLLEVEKNYKGFGWSLSAGINGELVASAYIVDEAKRDGYDISQRVFNASVYLGAELYYNVHKLSYFYQSHSPYTHQQNNMDTYGSFMYSYRF from the coding sequence TTGCCATTATTGATATCATCTGCTTTAAGTGCAGATGAGTTTTCATTTCAGTTTTACAATGACTTTTTTGCAGGAACTGATCAGCATTTTACGAGTGGTGTAGCACTGAGTTGGATGGATGATACTTATGAACATAAAGAAAATGATTCGGTAAATGCATATAGTAAATTTATGATAAATTCATTTGATTTTTTAACTCCAAACTCTCTTGATAAAACACAAAACTATAGTGCTGGTATAAATATTTCTCAGATGATTATAACTCCAAAGGATACAACGCTTAGTACTCCTCAATACAACGACATTCCTTATGCTGGTTATTTGGCTTTGGGTTTTTATCTTTTTGAATGGGATGCAAGAAGTTTTAATGAGTTTAGAGTTGATATTGGAGTAGTTGGAGCAAATGCTGGTGCAAAAAATGTGCAAGATATGTTTCACTCACTTATAGGAAATAAAAAGGCTAAAGGTTGGGATACTCAGCTAAAGACAAAATATACAATCAATGCACTTTATAGATATGGCGAAATAAGTTGGAAGTCAAATAAAATAGATGCTTTAAGTATGGATTGGTTTAATCATGGAGGCTTTGAGCTTGGTAATTTTGAAACAAAAGCTTTTGGCGGAACAATGTTTCGAGTAGGTAAAAACTACATACAAAATTTTAATGTTCACTATCCATATCTAAAAGAAGAAGCGACTCTTTTAGAAGTTGAAAAAAATTATAAAGGTTTTGGTTGGTCTTTAAGCGCTGGTATAAATGGCGAGTTGGTAGCAAGTGCATATATAGTAGATGAAGCTAAAAGAGATGGATACGATATTTCTCAGAGAGTTTTTAATGCATCTGTATATTTGGGTGCAGAGCTTTACTATAATGTTCATAAATTGTCATATTTTTACCAATCCCATTCTCCATATACACATCAACAAAACAACATGGATACCTATGGTTCTTTTATGTATTCGTATAGATTTTAA
- a CDS encoding efflux RND transporter permease subunit has product MYKYAINKPITTLMYVVSLVIFGWMSYKSMPSALFPNVDFPIVTIKTVYPGAEASTIESQITDQIEEAVSSIGGVDNIMSTSSEGISVVTVKFFLERSIDEAANDVRDKVSAVTLPNDAQTPLVSKLDIGGASIINVFLTAKNETMQKLMVFADEKVKPKLQKINDVGGVNIIGYKDREIKIFPDPQLLNKFDITVSELNDIVARENVKIGGGKLITQTEEFILKTQADALSVEELKEIKIKDEIKLQDIARVSDEMSDAKSYASYNGVEGVMLEIQKISGTNTIDIVENVKKSIPQLQAMAKDKFDVIIINDTTPFIINSLKSVEFDLIYGAILAAIIVFVFLRNMTITLVSAISIPASILGTFALMDYMGFDLNKMTLIGLTLAIGIIIDDAIVVIENVYKKMEAGMGKFEAALNGTKEIAFTILAISAMLLAVFIPVSFMSGIVGKFFESFAMTVGFAVIISYTIALSFIPSLSARVLHKGESRFYSMTEPIFKGIELVYEKILKFVLRFKIITLIVVFAIFFGSLSLFPKIGMDFIPKEDKAELEIKIKADSGISLEEMIKKSKEVENLIREDKHVLYTTLSIGYNTAQEKHKALMYVKLTDKDKRELNQEEITQSFRDKMKPFAKDMFITAAAIPNIKGTGVSVPYQIVLKSDSFESLDIAKNNLISHLKKKEGFVDIDTNLDDAKPQIDVNIIRQNASRLGISASQIAQAISTAFSSDLEISYFEEDGKQYNITLRFDDKNRVSLDDVKKIQLRTKDDAFVYLDGLVNFTESKSLASINHFDRQRQVTVYADLFGLDLGGAVSYTMESIDELMPEDVSYRFTGFAEEMQKTAKAFGVAIGLSLILMFIILAILYESLIQPIIIMMALPLSIIGVMLALYASGLQFSLFVMIGFMLLMGMVGKNAVLLVDFANHAVDAGKSVDAALVEAGEKRLRPILMTTIAMVFAMLPLALGDGLGSETKAPMSIAIIGGLISSMVLTLLIVPVMYRLISPVDRWLRKYYEVGQIKDD; this is encoded by the coding sequence ATGTATAAATATGCCATAAATAAACCTATAACAACTCTTATGTATGTTGTCTCTTTGGTAATCTTTGGATGGATGAGTTACAAGTCGATGCCCTCGGCTCTTTTTCCAAATGTTGATTTTCCTATAGTTACTATTAAAACTGTTTATCCTGGTGCTGAAGCTAGTACTATAGAGTCTCAAATAACTGATCAGATAGAAGAAGCGGTTTCTAGCATCGGTGGAGTTGATAATATTATGTCAACAAGTAGTGAGGGCATCAGTGTTGTAACTGTAAAGTTTTTCTTAGAGAGAAGCATAGATGAAGCTGCAAATGATGTTCGAGATAAAGTCTCAGCAGTTACACTTCCAAATGATGCACAAACTCCGCTTGTTAGTAAGCTAGATATCGGTGGAGCATCTATCATCAATGTTTTCTTAACTGCTAAAAATGAGACTATGCAAAAGCTTATGGTTTTTGCAGATGAAAAAGTAAAACCAAAACTTCAAAAGATAAATGATGTAGGTGGTGTAAACATCATCGGTTATAAAGATAGAGAGATAAAGATATTTCCAGACCCACAACTACTAAACAAGTTTGACATCACAGTGAGTGAACTAAACGATATAGTAGCTCGTGAAAATGTAAAAATCGGCGGTGGTAAGCTCATAACACAAACAGAGGAATTTATACTAAAAACACAAGCAGATGCACTAAGTGTAGAAGAACTTAAAGAGATAAAGATAAAAGATGAGATAAAACTTCAAGATATAGCAAGAGTTTCAGATGAGATGAGTGATGCAAAGAGTTATGCATCTTACAATGGAGTAGAAGGTGTTATGTTAGAGATTCAAAAAATCTCAGGAACAAACACTATAGATATAGTTGAAAATGTTAAAAAAAGTATTCCTCAGCTTCAAGCAATGGCAAAAGATAAGTTTGATGTTATCATCATAAATGATACTACTCCTTTTATCATAAACTCTCTAAAGAGTGTTGAATTTGACTTGATTTATGGTGCAATACTTGCGGCTATCATAGTTTTTGTATTTTTGAGAAATATGACTATAACTTTGGTTTCTGCCATCTCTATCCCTGCATCTATCTTGGGTACATTTGCACTTATGGATTATATGGGATTTGACTTAAACAAGATGACACTTATTGGACTTACTTTGGCGATAGGGATTATTATAGATGATGCTATTGTTGTTATTGAGAATGTTTACAAAAAGATGGAAGCTGGTATGGGTAAGTTTGAAGCAGCTCTTAATGGAACTAAAGAGATAGCATTTACCATTTTAGCTATCTCGGCTATGCTTTTAGCGGTTTTTATACCTGTTTCATTTATGAGTGGAATAGTTGGAAAGTTCTTTGAATCTTTTGCTATGACTGTTGGTTTTGCCGTTATTATCTCATACACCATAGCCCTTAGTTTTATACCAAGTCTTAGTGCTAGGGTTTTGCATAAGGGAGAGAGTCGTTTTTACAGTATGACTGAGCCTATATTTAAAGGTATTGAGTTAGTTTATGAAAAGATTTTGAAGTTTGTTTTGAGATTTAAAATCATAACTTTGATAGTAGTTTTTGCAATCTTTTTTGGCTCTTTGAGTCTTTTTCCAAAAATTGGGATGGATTTTATACCAAAAGAGGATAAAGCCGAGTTAGAGATAAAGATAAAAGCAGACTCTGGCATCTCACTTGAGGAGATGATAAAAAAATCTAAAGAGGTAGAAAATCTCATACGAGAAGATAAACACGTTTTATACACTACTCTTAGCATCGGTTACAACACAGCGCAAGAAAAACACAAAGCTTTGATGTATGTAAAACTCACAGATAAAGATAAAAGGGAGTTAAATCAAGAAGAGATAACTCAAAGTTTTAGAGATAAGATGAAGCCATTTGCAAAAGATATGTTTATAACTGCTGCTGCTATTCCAAACATAAAAGGAACTGGTGTTTCAGTGCCATATCAAATAGTTTTAAAATCAGACTCATTTGAGAGTTTAGATATTGCGAAAAATAACCTCATATCGCATCTAAAGAAAAAAGAGGGATTTGTAGATATAGATACAAACTTAGACGATGCAAAACCTCAAATAGATGTAAATATTATCAGACAAAATGCTTCAAGACTTGGCATCAGCGCATCTCAAATAGCTCAGGCGATCTCAACTGCATTTTCAAGTGATTTGGAGATTTCTTACTTTGAAGAAGATGGAAAACAGTATAACATCACTTTGAGATTTGATGATAAAAATAGAGTTAGTTTAGATGATGTTAAAAAGATTCAGTTAAGAACTAAAGATGATGCATTTGTGTATCTTGATGGACTTGTGAATTTTACAGAGTCTAAATCACTTGCATCTATAAATCATTTTGATAGACAAAGACAAGTTACAGTTTATGCTGACCTTTTTGGTTTAGACTTGGGTGGTGCTGTGAGCTATACAATGGAGTCAATAGATGAGTTGATGCCTGAAGATGTTAGTTATAGATTTACAGGTTTTGCAGAAGAGATGCAAAAAACGGCTAAGGCTTTTGGGGTGGCAATCGGTTTGAGTTTGATACTTATGTTTATAATCTTAGCTATTTTGTATGAGTCACTTATTCAGCCTATTATTATCATGATGGCACTTCCTCTTAGTATCATCGGAGTTATGCTAGCACTTTATGCATCTGGTTTACAATTTAGCTTGTTTGTTATGATTGGATTTATGTTGCTTATGGGTATGGTTGGAAAAAATGCTGTACTTTTAGTTGACTTTGCAAATCATGCGGTAGATGCTGGAAAAAGCGTAGATGCAGCACTTGTTGAAGCTGGAGAAAAAAGACTAAGACCTATACTTATGACAACTATAGCTATGGTTTTTGCGATGCTTCCACTTGCTCTTGGAGATGGACTTGGAAGTGAAACTAAAGCTCCTATGTCTATAGCAATTATAGGCGGACTAATAAGTTCAATGGTACTAACACTTCTTATAGTCCCTGTTATGTATAGACTAATAAGCCCAGTTGATAGATGGCTTAGAAAATATTACGAAGTAGGGCAGATTAAAGATGATTGA
- a CDS encoding efflux RND transporter periplasmic adaptor subunit, translating to MKKTVLMTLALVATLSAQEIYATFNIEADKSANLAFYSSGIVEKVYVDVSSEVKKGKSLAKLQNNDLVASLNIAKAKLSEAEVTLKFSKRDYDRQLLIKDLIDEAKFDQYELAYERAKVALESAKANLDYQRALLDRSEILAPFDGVILEKSVEVGDVVSSMMLRTIFKIQSKDERKLIFEFDQKYWKSVKVGDSVKYSVNGDDKTYTGKISKVYPIASSDNRKIKAEVKANGFVVGLFGEGYISVADKK from the coding sequence ATGAAAAAAACAGTTTTAATGACACTAGCTTTAGTAGCTACTCTAAGCGCACAAGAAATTTATGCAACATTTAATATAGAAGCAGACAAAAGTGCAAATCTTGCTTTTTACTCTAGCGGTATAGTTGAGAAGGTCTATGTAGATGTCTCAAGCGAAGTAAAAAAAGGAAAAAGCCTTGCAAAACTTCAAAATAATGACTTAGTGGCATCTCTAAATATTGCAAAGGCAAAACTAAGTGAAGCTGAGGTTACTCTAAAGTTTTCAAAAAGAGACTATGATAGACAACTTCTTATAAAAGATCTTATAGATGAAGCCAAGTTTGACCAGTATGAGTTGGCTTATGAGAGAGCAAAAGTAGCACTTGAATCCGCAAAAGCTAACTTAGACTACCAAAGAGCTTTGTTAGATAGAAGTGAGATTTTAGCTCCTTTTGATGGTGTTATACTAGAAAAAAGCGTTGAAGTTGGAGATGTAGTAAGCTCTATGATGCTTCGCACTATTTTTAAGATTCAAAGTAAAGATGAGAGAAAACTAATTTTTGAGTTTGACCAAAAGTACTGGAAGAGTGTAAAGGTTGGAGATAGCGTTAAATATAGTGTAAATGGAGATGACAAAACTTACACAGGTAAAATCTCTAAAGTCTATCCAATTGCAAGTAGTGATAATAGAAAGATAAAAGCAGAAGTAAAAGCTAATGGTTTTGTGGTTGGGCTTTTTGGCGAGGGCTACATAAGTGTAGCTGATAAAAAGTAG
- a CDS encoding TolC family protein: MKKLIFLIIPVFIYADDLKSLLEYATKNSDIVVSKELSQKAKELEVDSRESAYFPTIDVGAFYQTSEERTPLQSGDVYSGFAKLSFDIYDGGKKSALLDKSENEFKASSFDTASTKKSLSLQIVEDFYNIKSLQASLASRQEAQKSLYEQLQRMMKFVIAKVATSDDVDRLQAAYDTNTYEMESLKFKIISAKKNLELKVGKSIDTLDDSKFKEFEKYSLELTDNIKALMANKDALVSGADSLSSIYYPQIKIEDTYNIYGYERYDATHPKGLDDQNKLMLSLNMRLFDMGSVSKSKEAILINSQALNTQLSYSKKEQSMRYELAQDAIDIGNVKIKSAKSALVSAQSAFRTISKKYDAGIVDNIVYLDALTSQTEAKSLYEKALNDLEIAYASYYYYAGKNIEEFIK; the protein is encoded by the coding sequence ATGAAAAAACTAATATTTTTGATAATCCCTGTATTTATATATGCGGATGACTTAAAATCACTCTTGGAGTATGCTACAAAAAACAGTGACATAGTAGTCTCAAAAGAGCTAAGTCAAAAAGCAAAAGAGCTAGAGGTTGACTCAAGAGAGAGCGCTTACTTTCCTACTATAGATGTTGGTGCTTTTTATCAGACTTCAGAGGAGAGAACTCCTTTGCAGTCTGGTGATGTTTATAGTGGTTTTGCGAAACTCTCTTTTGATATCTATGATGGTGGAAAAAAGTCAGCACTATTAGATAAAAGTGAAAATGAGTTTAAGGCTAGTAGTTTTGATACAGCCTCAACTAAAAAGAGTTTAAGTCTTCAAATCGTAGAAGACTTTTACAATATCAAAAGCCTTCAAGCATCTCTTGCATCTAGGCAAGAGGCTCAAAAGTCACTATATGAACAACTGCAAAGAATGATGAAGTTTGTTATAGCAAAAGTTGCTACAAGCGATGATGTAGATAGACTTCAAGCGGCTTATGATACAAACACTTATGAGATGGAATCTTTGAAGTTTAAAATCATATCTGCAAAGAAAAACCTAGAATTAAAAGTTGGAAAAAGCATAGATACTCTTGATGATTCTAAATTTAAAGAGTTTGAAAAATACTCTCTTGAACTTACAGATAACATCAAAGCTTTAATGGCAAACAAAGATGCACTTGTAAGTGGTGCGGACTCACTTAGTAGCATCTACTATCCACAGATAAAGATAGAAGATACTTATAATATTTATGGATATGAGAGATACGATGCTACGCATCCAAAAGGTTTAGATGACCAAAACAAGCTTATGCTCTCACTTAACATGAGACTCTTTGATATGGGAAGTGTCTCTAAAAGCAAAGAGGCGATTCTTATAAACTCTCAAGCTCTAAATACACAACTTTCTTACTCTAAAAAAGAGCAGAGTATGCGTTATGAATTAGCTCAAGATGCCATAGATATAGGAAATGTAAAGATAAAAAGTGCAAAAAGTGCTTTGGTATCTGCACAGAGTGCATTTAGGACTATTAGCAAAAAGTATGATGCTGGGATTGTTGATAACATCGTTTATCTAGATGCGCTTACTTCACAAACTGAGGCTAAATCTCTTTATGAAAAAGCTCTGAATGATTTGGAAATTGCGTATGCATCTTACTACTACTACGCGGGAAAAAATATTGAGGAATTTATAAAATGA